One stretch of Pseudomonas azotoformans DNA includes these proteins:
- a CDS encoding tetratricopeptide repeat protein — protein sequence MVNSSATKSSRLLNPWALAVVAVAVGGLLWATFQREEVFQPDGREPDAVSANYAELLLTAHPDDDHLRLQLVDLLIRLGDYTKARQHVDAWPKPQPEIQAYYRLELDALIAASGNDLIAQHALVERLQSFDHRKLPVAQLQSLAKLALTLQAPAFAASVFEEIAGRDPAQRTEALKSAAQWYLAGEQPARAADIYLQLKRDAQQPGERREYAQLAFNSLLSAGRDEQAAQVLVDELPQLTNPQTDVAWLEQGVDIAVATKQFDLAQRVLQQWHDLEPDNRKILVKEFDVRLSINDLAGAWETGQELVIDYPDDTELLEQMAKLGEWRGDNEAALDYWIRLLKLKEDPKTREHAWRLASLQFDFARSIPLLADIMQQRALTDIELDALIYGHESRGTPAEAESWLRTYLRKYPAHRLAWTRLLQNLENTGQFAAKGKLYKDYAKRYKLTTAERVDWASTEMKLFDEPAAWEVVKSDDSSIDDPEYWRTRAALAWDLERDEDLRVSLEKLLSLNGKLTSGDESQLITLYRTSDPQRALKLMVDSWHRAQDPQRLVEALQLAQELQEWDQVVTLLEDAKKYPEAYEQAQVLAVRGALAVEQGDTTEAERLYLLGLSRYPDDNLFRERLTWLYVDQADTAKLKPLLAKWRAYARADRLLWLPFASASQLLGRDAEALVWYRMYLKLSPNDWLVQAAYADALDTSGYQDAAQRLRLKLLRSPEADNLQPSSQRYAIWLRLMSSSYSPQKAQQELLKWKDGSPSMKQLWFERLLARLDATNQQAQKDDWLAWARTQGLKVDRYEQIQEALRSRNKAQVETLLASSDLNPAQRAQALSRLGRTNEALETSLSALGDDQPDSVNEQLRRQAVEIHEATPQGALLSYQKQDFGGLSFDAPRLEIAHNLGDNWYADVEMEHGNYKGDDVISSRIGDESNAALTLVRSVENGSWKLFADTSQRKDDDRNGLGLSRMWQLGNSHQIETGLDWHRKSDDSGLMRAFGQQDRAWVGGRHGLTARDQLSWEVAQRSFSTRAGDSLGSGHALKLELNHTLEFAGPNWTVRSGVDYQKNNVKDRNLDYLSSDFKGPIRVPDVAPPEPGDPIELQTIPSGDLLQSRYGQLYVGTSWRRGIPGALVRSKPQYTWLVDMTAGWQWTDQTFNYGVNTGIGFEVLGDDELALTFGYQSAPQGGDGKSGGTLGMSYGVRFGR from the coding sequence ATGGTCAACTCCTCTGCAACTAAAAGCAGCCGCCTGCTCAACCCATGGGCACTGGCGGTGGTCGCGGTCGCCGTGGGCGGCCTGCTGTGGGCAACCTTCCAGCGTGAAGAAGTGTTCCAGCCCGACGGGCGCGAACCCGACGCCGTGTCGGCCAACTATGCCGAGCTGTTGCTGACGGCGCACCCGGATGACGACCACCTGCGTTTGCAATTGGTCGACTTGCTGATTCGCCTCGGTGACTACACCAAAGCGCGCCAACACGTGGACGCCTGGCCCAAGCCGCAGCCGGAGATCCAGGCCTACTATCGCCTGGAACTGGACGCGCTGATCGCCGCCAGTGGCAACGACCTGATTGCGCAGCATGCGTTGGTCGAGCGCTTGCAAAGCTTCGATCATCGCAAGCTGCCGGTGGCCCAGCTGCAAAGCCTGGCGAAGCTGGCGCTGACCCTGCAGGCGCCGGCGTTTGCCGCCAGTGTGTTCGAAGAGATCGCAGGGCGTGATCCGGCGCAACGCACCGAGGCGCTCAAATCCGCCGCGCAGTGGTACTTGGCGGGTGAGCAGCCTGCGCGCGCGGCAGACATCTATCTGCAACTCAAGCGTGACGCCCAGCAGCCGGGCGAACGGCGGGAGTACGCGCAACTTGCGTTCAACAGCCTGCTCTCGGCCGGGCGTGACGAGCAGGCCGCGCAAGTGCTGGTTGACGAGTTGCCCCAGCTGACCAACCCGCAAACCGACGTGGCGTGGCTGGAGCAGGGCGTGGATATCGCCGTTGCGACCAAGCAGTTCGACCTGGCCCAGCGCGTGCTCCAGCAGTGGCATGACCTGGAGCCTGACAACCGCAAGATCCTGGTCAAAGAATTCGATGTGCGCCTGTCCATCAATGATCTGGCGGGTGCGTGGGAAACCGGTCAGGAGCTGGTCATCGATTACCCGGATGACACCGAGTTGCTGGAGCAAATGGCCAAGCTCGGTGAGTGGCGCGGTGATAACGAAGCCGCGCTGGATTACTGGATTCGCTTGCTCAAACTCAAGGAAGACCCGAAAACCCGCGAGCACGCCTGGCGCCTTGCCAGTCTGCAATTCGACTTCGCCCGCTCGATCCCGTTGCTCGCCGACATCATGCAGCAGCGTGCGCTCACGGACATCGAGCTGGATGCGCTGATCTACGGTCATGAATCCCGTGGCACACCGGCGGAAGCAGAGTCCTGGCTGCGCACCTACCTGCGCAAGTACCCGGCCCATCGCCTGGCGTGGACACGCTTGCTGCAGAACCTGGAAAACACCGGGCAGTTCGCGGCCAAAGGCAAGCTCTACAAGGACTATGCAAAACGCTACAAGCTGACTACCGCCGAACGGGTCGATTGGGCCAGCACGGAAATGAAGCTGTTTGATGAGCCGGCGGCCTGGGAAGTGGTCAAGTCGGACGACTCATCCATCGATGATCCGGAATACTGGCGCACCCGTGCGGCACTCGCCTGGGACCTGGAGCGCGACGAAGACTTGCGCGTCTCCCTGGAAAAACTGCTGTCCCTCAACGGCAAGCTGACCAGTGGCGACGAGAGCCAGTTGATCACCCTGTATCGCACCAGCGACCCGCAGCGCGCCTTGAAGTTGATGGTCGACAGCTGGCACCGCGCCCAGGATCCGCAACGGTTGGTCGAGGCGCTGCAACTGGCCCAGGAGCTGCAGGAGTGGGATCAGGTCGTTACCCTGTTGGAAGACGCCAAGAAATACCCGGAGGCCTACGAGCAAGCCCAGGTCCTGGCGGTACGTGGTGCCTTGGCGGTGGAGCAGGGCGATACCACCGAGGCCGAGCGTCTCTATCTGCTGGGCTTGTCGCGCTACCCGGATGACAACCTGTTCCGCGAGCGTTTGACCTGGCTGTATGTCGACCAGGCCGACACGGCAAAACTCAAGCCCCTGCTGGCCAAATGGCGTGCCTATGCACGGGCAGACCGCCTGCTCTGGCTGCCGTTCGCCAGTGCCAGCCAGCTGTTGGGGCGCGATGCCGAGGCGTTGGTCTGGTATCGCATGTACCTCAAGCTCAGCCCGAACGACTGGCTGGTGCAGGCTGCGTATGCCGACGCCCTGGACACCTCCGGCTACCAGGACGCCGCCCAGCGCCTGCGCTTGAAGTTGCTGCGCAGCCCCGAGGCCGACAACCTGCAACCGTCGTCCCAGCGCTATGCGATCTGGCTGCGTTTGATGTCGAGCAGCTACTCGCCGCAGAAGGCCCAGCAAGAACTGCTGAAGTGGAAAGACGGTTCGCCGTCGATGAAACAGCTGTGGTTCGAACGCCTGCTGGCCCGCCTGGATGCCACCAACCAGCAAGCGCAGAAAGACGACTGGCTGGCCTGGGCGCGCACCCAAGGGCTCAAGGTCGACCGTTACGAGCAGATCCAGGAAGCCTTGCGCAGCCGTAATAAAGCCCAGGTCGAAACCCTGTTGGCCAGCAGCGACCTGAACCCGGCGCAGCGCGCACAGGCGCTCAGCCGTTTGGGGCGTACCAACGAGGCACTGGAAACCAGCCTGTCGGCACTGGGCGACGACCAGCCGGATTCGGTGAACGAGCAACTGCGTCGCCAGGCGGTGGAGATCCACGAAGCCACCCCGCAAGGTGCGTTGCTGTCGTATCAGAAACAGGATTTCGGTGGCTTGTCGTTTGACGCGCCGCGCCTGGAAATCGCCCACAACCTAGGTGACAACTGGTACGCCGATGTCGAGATGGAACACGGCAACTATAAAGGCGACGACGTCATTTCTTCGCGCATCGGCGACGAGAGCAACGCGGCCCTGACCTTGGTGCGCTCGGTAGAAAACGGCAGCTGGAAGCTGTTTGCCGACACCAGCCAGCGCAAAGACGATGACCGTAACGGCCTGGGCCTGTCGCGCATGTGGCAGTTGGGCAACAGCCACCAGATCGAGACCGGGCTGGACTGGCATCGCAAGAGTGACGACAGCGGTCTGATGCGGGCTTTCGGCCAGCAGGACCGCGCCTGGGTCGGCGGCCGTCATGGCCTGACCGCGCGGGACCAGTTGAGCTGGGAAGTGGCACAGCGCTCGTTCTCGACCCGTGCCGGCGACTCGTTGGGCAGTGGTCATGCGCTGAAGCTGGAGCTTAACCACACGCTGGAATTTGCCGGGCCTAACTGGACGGTGCGCAGTGGTGTGGATTACCAGAAGAACAACGTGAAGGATCGCAACCTGGATTACCTCTCCAGCGATTTCAAAGGCCCGATTCGAGTGCCTGATGTCGCGCCGCCTGAGCCGGGTGACCCGATCGAGTTGCAGACCATCCCGTCGGGCGACCTCCTGCAAAGCCGCTACGGCCAACTCTATGTCGGCACGTCCTGGCGTCGCGGCATCCCCGGTGCGCTGGTGCGCAGCAAGCCGCAATACACCTGGCTGGTGGACATGACGGCGGGCTGGCAGTGGACCGACCAAACCTTCAACTACGGCGTCAATACGGGCATTGGTTTCGAAGTGCTGGGTGACGACGAACTGGCCCTCACCTTCGGCTACCAATCTGCGCCACAAGGCGGGGATGGCAAGTCCGGCGGCACGCTGGGCATGAGCTACGGCGTGCGTTTCGGGCGCTGA
- a CDS encoding SDR family NAD(P)-dependent oxidoreductase, whose translation MAVGRILVTGGAGFIGSHLVDALLGKGYKIRVLDNLSTGKVANLPVGNPDLELLVGDVADSAVVEQAMRDCSAVVHLAAVASVQASVDDPVATHQANFVGTLNVCQSMLKAGVARVVFASSAATYGNNGEGTAIAEDTPKSPLTPYASDKLASEYYLDFYRREHGLEPVIFRFFNIFGPRQDPSSPYSGVISIFTERALAGKPITVFGDGEQTRDFVYVQDLVSILVQAVETREPAPEAINVGLSRSTSLNDLIAELGNATGTALNVTYQASRQGDIRHSRADNARLLERFALPQPTSIGQGLAQLLRSL comes from the coding sequence ATGGCTGTAGGACGAATTCTGGTTACCGGTGGTGCAGGTTTTATTGGTTCACATCTGGTCGATGCGTTGCTGGGCAAAGGCTACAAGATTCGCGTATTGGACAATTTGTCGACCGGTAAGGTGGCTAACCTGCCCGTTGGTAACCCTGATCTGGAACTGCTGGTTGGCGATGTCGCCGACAGCGCCGTGGTCGAGCAGGCCATGCGTGATTGCAGCGCAGTCGTGCATCTGGCGGCGGTTGCATCGGTGCAGGCCTCGGTAGACGATCCTGTCGCCACTCACCAGGCTAATTTCGTCGGCACACTCAACGTGTGCCAAAGCATGCTCAAGGCCGGTGTGGCGCGTGTGGTATTTGCCTCCAGCGCGGCTACCTATGGCAACAACGGCGAAGGCACGGCCATCGCCGAAGACACGCCCAAGTCCCCACTGACGCCTTATGCCAGCGACAAGTTGGCCAGTGAGTACTACCTGGACTTCTACCGTCGCGAGCACGGCCTGGAGCCGGTGATCTTCCGCTTTTTCAATATCTTCGGCCCACGCCAGGACCCGTCTTCGCCTTACTCCGGTGTGATCAGCATCTTCACCGAGCGCGCGTTGGCGGGTAAGCCGATTACCGTCTTTGGTGACGGCGAGCAAACCCGCGACTTCGTCTACGTGCAGGACCTGGTGAGCATCCTCGTCCAGGCAGTCGAGACCCGCGAACCGGCACCTGAAGCCATCAACGTAGGGCTCAGCCGTTCGACCAGCCTCAACGACCTGATCGCTGAACTGGGCAATGCCACCGGCACCGCGTTGAACGTGACGTACCAAGCTTCACGTCAAGGCGACATCCGTCATTCGCGCGCTGATAACGCCCGTCTGCTGGAGCGCTTTGCACTCCCGCAACCGACCTCCATTGGCCAGGGTTTGGCGCAGCTGTTGCGCAGCTTGTAG
- a CDS encoding PelD GGDEF domain-containing protein, translated as MNSPHMDYSLAPRASGPVSWLETLLVTGLAIGLGFWLTPEDPLQMHGGFPWPILAPLLLGVRYGFVRGLFSAVLLVAALFALRYTGHAGYTQLEPSFIVGVLVCGMLVGEVRDLWVRRLERLQMANEYRQYRLDEFTRAHQILRVSHDLLEQRVAGSDQSLRSSLLGLREKLRGMPVEGDALSELAEPIVAMLGQYGALRVAGLYRVDDSEKNLLPQALAMIGVMGPLETDDGLIRLCLERGELVSVRQELIDAGNAAQFSALQACIPLIDAEGRLLAILAVRQMPFFAFQDRTLSLLSLLAGHIADLLRRDPQVLSLPDAHAQQFSLQLKRSLVDVEQHTLPAGLFAFEMTRANEELSRLMERSQRGLDLHLAVRNNREHRLLLVLLPLTSPEGTEGYLARIGMLLHEHFGIDTDLDSLGVRVMPFNLEPGCDRNGLRNFLYNECGLNDQQVAV; from the coding sequence ATGAATTCTCCACACATGGATTACAGCCTGGCGCCTCGCGCCAGCGGGCCGGTGTCTTGGCTGGAAACACTCCTGGTAACGGGCTTGGCCATTGGCCTCGGCTTCTGGCTGACCCCCGAAGACCCGTTGCAAATGCACGGTGGTTTCCCCTGGCCAATCCTGGCGCCGCTGCTGTTGGGTGTGCGTTACGGTTTTGTGCGCGGCCTGTTCAGCGCCGTGCTGCTGGTGGCGGCGCTGTTTGCCCTGCGCTACACCGGGCATGCAGGTTATACCCAGCTTGAGCCCTCGTTCATCGTCGGTGTGCTGGTGTGCGGGATGCTGGTAGGCGAGGTTCGCGACCTGTGGGTGCGCCGCCTGGAGCGTCTGCAGATGGCTAACGAATACCGTCAGTACCGCCTCGACGAGTTCACCCGTGCCCACCAGATCCTGCGGGTGTCCCATGACCTGCTTGAGCAACGCGTGGCCGGCAGTGACCAGAGCCTGCGCAGTTCATTGCTGGGCCTGCGTGAAAAACTGCGCGGCATGCCGGTCGAAGGCGACGCATTGAGCGAGCTGGCCGAGCCGATCGTGGCGATGCTCGGCCAATACGGCGCATTGCGCGTGGCGGGTTTGTACCGCGTCGACGACAGTGAGAAAAACCTACTGCCCCAGGCCTTGGCGATGATCGGCGTGATGGGGCCGCTGGAGACCGATGACGGTTTGATCCGGCTATGTCTGGAGCGCGGCGAACTGGTGAGCGTACGCCAGGAGCTGATCGACGCCGGTAACGCCGCGCAGTTTTCCGCGCTGCAGGCCTGCATCCCGTTGATCGATGCCGAAGGCCGCTTGCTGGCGATCCTGGCGGTTCGGCAGATGCCGTTCTTTGCGTTCCAGGACCGCACCTTGAGCCTGTTGTCGCTGCTGGCTGGCCACATTGCCGACCTGTTGCGCCGCGATCCGCAAGTGCTGAGCCTGCCCGATGCGCACGCCCAGCAATTTTCGTTGCAGCTCAAGCGGTCGCTGGTGGATGTGGAACAACACACGTTGCCCGCCGGGTTGTTCGCGTTCGAGATGACGCGCGCCAACGAGGAACTGTCGCGCCTGATGGAGCGCAGCCAACGTGGCCTGGACTTGCACCTGGCGGTACGCAACAACCGCGAACATCGTCTGTTGCTGGTGCTCCTGCCGTTGACCAGCCCGGAAGGTACCGAAGGCTACCTGGCGCGGATCGGCATGCTGTTGCACGAGCACTTTGGTATCGATACCGACCTGGACAGCCTGGGTGTGCGGGTCATGCCTTTCAATCTGGAGCCTGGCTGTGATCGCAACGGGCTGCGTAACTTCCTCTACAACGAGTGTGGCCTGAATGATCAGCAAGTGGCTGTTTAG
- a CDS encoding penicillin-binding protein activator LpoB — translation MQAIRNLSLALTVLFVAGCSSFTSENSPNLPRNAQWGIVPMINYSQTPQAGERSEQILLSVLSSHGLQPRVYPTSTQGEQALMDDNERLNGALEWAREQKLDYVVAGSVEEWQYKNGLDGEPAVGISLRVLDANSGRVLWSKSGARAGWSRESLAGNAQTVIDKLVGALRFE, via the coding sequence ATGCAAGCAATTCGTAACCTGAGCCTGGCCCTGACAGTGCTGTTCGTCGCCGGCTGCTCCAGCTTCACCAGTGAAAACAGCCCTAACCTGCCGCGCAACGCGCAGTGGGGGATCGTGCCGATGATCAACTATTCGCAGACCCCGCAAGCCGGTGAGCGCAGCGAGCAGATCCTGCTCAGCGTACTCAGCAGCCATGGCCTGCAACCGCGTGTGTACCCGACCAGCACCCAGGGCGAACAGGCGCTGATGGACGACAACGAGCGCCTGAACGGTGCCCTGGAATGGGCACGTGAGCAAAAGCTCGATTACGTCGTCGCCGGCAGCGTCGAAGAGTGGCAGTACAAGAACGGCCTGGATGGCGAGCCGGCGGTGGGCATCAGCCTGCGCGTGCTCGACGCCAACAGTGGTCGTGTGCTCTGGAGCAAAAGCGGCGCGCGCGCCGGTTGGTCCCGTGAAAGCCTGGCGGGCAATGCTCAGACGGTAATCGACAAACTGGTTGGCGCCCTTCGATTCGAGTGA
- a CDS encoding HEAT repeat domain-containing protein, translating to MISKWLFSGAVLLEAGSWASLWLDAPQMHELLVFTFSHGLACLMLCGAVWLLLPARYRAPLPWSPLFIFSLAFFVPVIGTLGVVASIFPALYLPRKRDQQAWQSVGIPGLPFRAKAQTRTPIFADGGLQDVLRHAPDPDQRLAALLATRRMPGKDAVPILKLALGDPSDDVRLLAYSMLDKQESDINLHIQMALEQLAGVGPRTAGPVHSMLARWYWELAYLGLAQGSVLEHVLNQASEHAEQGLAAGEGGELLLLAGRIALERGENERAEALLHEAERNGLGPAQLLPFHAELAFEAGRYHEIPGLLASLPEETRQRPPFAELVRSWNES from the coding sequence ATGATCAGCAAGTGGCTGTTTAGCGGCGCCGTGCTGCTGGAGGCGGGCAGTTGGGCCAGCCTGTGGCTCGATGCGCCGCAGATGCACGAACTGCTGGTGTTCACCTTCAGCCATGGATTGGCCTGCCTGATGCTGTGCGGCGCCGTATGGCTGCTGTTGCCGGCGCGCTACCGGGCGCCTTTGCCGTGGAGCCCGCTGTTCATTTTCAGCCTGGCGTTCTTTGTGCCGGTGATCGGTACCCTGGGCGTGGTTGCGTCGATCTTCCCGGCGCTGTACCTGCCGCGTAAACGCGACCAGCAAGCGTGGCAATCGGTCGGCATTCCCGGCCTGCCGTTCCGTGCAAAGGCCCAGACACGCACGCCGATCTTCGCCGATGGTGGTTTGCAGGACGTGCTGCGCCACGCGCCCGATCCCGATCAGCGTCTGGCCGCGCTGCTGGCGACTCGCCGCATGCCTGGCAAGGACGCGGTGCCCATCCTCAAGCTGGCCTTGGGTGACCCCAGTGATGACGTCCGTCTGCTGGCGTACTCGATGCTCGACAAGCAGGAAAGTGACATCAACCTGCACATCCAGATGGCGTTGGAACAGTTGGCTGGCGTCGGCCCCCGAACTGCCGGCCCGGTGCACAGCATGCTGGCGCGCTGGTATTGGGAATTGGCCTACCTCGGCCTGGCCCAAGGCAGCGTGCTTGAGCACGTGCTTAACCAGGCCAGCGAACATGCCGAACAAGGTCTGGCGGCCGGTGAGGGCGGCGAGCTGTTGCTGCTGGCCGGCCGTATTGCCCTGGAACGCGGTGAAAACGAGCGAGCTGAGGCCCTGCTGCACGAGGCTGAGCGAAACGGTCTGGGGCCGGCTCAGTTACTGCCTTTCCATGCCGAGTTGGCGTTCGAAGCGGGTCGCTATCACGAAATCCCCGGGCTGCTCGCCAGCCTGCCGGAAGAAACCCGTCAGCGGCCACCCTTTGCTGAGTTGGTGAGGAGCTGGAATGAATCATAA
- a CDS encoding bifunctional glycoside hydrolase 114/ polysaccharide deacetylase family protein, translating to MEIVFRRTRIRAIAERLLAALALFVGGPSVHAATMAPPNSVAFWYAEQPPLPELAQFDWAVVEPGHMTPGDVKTLRALGSQPFAYLSIGEFDGNKAEVEKAGLSKAVSPVRNDAWNSQVMDLTSTVWREHLFGRAKALEAQGYAGLFLDTLDSFQLMPEASRESQRVGLASLLRELHKRQPNLKLFFNRGFEVLPELDGVAAAVAVESIHAGWDASAKRYRPVSESDRQWLETHLQPLRAKGVPLVAIDYLPPERREEARTLAKRLRDEGFIPYISTPDLNTLGISSIEVQPRRIAMIYDPREGALEDAAGHSNLGGLLEYLGYRVDYLPADSDLPLYGFSGLYAGVVTWMTSGPPQDAPAFNRFINARLDEQVPVVFFSGLPVEDKLLLKRLGLKRDAPPATQVLTITHQDKALLGAFEAPVVPRSRDLAAVSVLPNGPTPALSLSGANGAVFNPVVVGKWGGLALAPYLLEINNERSRWILDPFAFLQASLRLPAQPRPDTTTENGRRIATVHIDGDGFPSRAEVRGTPYAGRHTLDDYIKPNPFLTSVSIIEGEISPRGAFPFLARELEPIAREIFANPKVEVATHTYSHPFFMQPEKAKKRENFNAEYGLNMKIVGYDKIDFRREIFGSRDYINQNLTTPQKPVKMVFWPGDALPSASTIKLAYDAGLKNVNGAETIMTKANPSLTGLNPLLRPTPGGLQYYAPIINENLYTNLWKGPYYGFRELIETFELTDSPRRLRGLHLYYHFYSSTKQASIKAMHEIYGYMREQQPMSLWMSDYVDRLHGLYQASLARTADGAWQIRGMDALRTVRLDAQMGWPDLLKSQGVAGVRDLPQGRYVALSSDKALLALRTDRDPRPALEEANVPLLDWRYLDDRRVSFSFAGQFDLTFTVRSATACRVEVDGQRFAGKASAGLWTFQLPMKQVSNGQLLCN from the coding sequence ATGGAAATCGTTTTCCGCAGGACGCGTATCCGCGCGATCGCTGAGCGGCTGTTGGCTGCTCTTGCCTTATTCGTCGGCGGGCCGAGCGTGCACGCTGCCACCATGGCCCCACCGAACAGCGTGGCGTTCTGGTACGCCGAGCAACCACCGCTGCCGGAACTGGCGCAGTTCGACTGGGCCGTGGTCGAACCGGGGCACATGACGCCTGGCGATGTGAAAACCTTGCGGGCATTGGGCAGCCAGCCGTTTGCCTACCTGTCCATCGGTGAGTTTGATGGCAATAAGGCCGAGGTCGAGAAAGCCGGGTTGAGCAAAGCGGTTTCCCCTGTGCGTAATGACGCCTGGAACAGCCAGGTGATGGATCTCACATCGACGGTCTGGCGCGAGCATCTGTTCGGACGTGCCAAGGCCCTGGAAGCGCAAGGCTATGCGGGCCTGTTCCTCGACACCCTCGACAGTTTCCAACTGATGCCCGAGGCTTCGCGCGAAAGCCAGCGCGTCGGCCTGGCCAGCTTGCTGCGTGAGCTGCACAAGCGTCAGCCGAACCTCAAGCTGTTCTTCAACCGTGGTTTCGAAGTGTTGCCTGAGCTGGACGGCGTTGCCGCCGCCGTGGCGGTCGAGTCGATCCATGCCGGTTGGGATGCTTCCGCAAAACGCTATCGCCCGGTGTCCGAGTCCGATCGCCAGTGGCTCGAAACCCACCTGCAACCGCTGCGCGCCAAGGGTGTGCCGCTGGTGGCCATCGACTACTTGCCACCCGAGCGTCGTGAGGAGGCGCGCACGCTCGCCAAGCGTCTGCGCGATGAGGGGTTCATTCCCTACATCAGTACCCCGGACCTCAACACCCTGGGCATCAGCAGCATCGAGGTCCAGCCGCGCCGTATCGCTATGATCTACGACCCGCGTGAAGGCGCGCTGGAAGATGCCGCTGGCCATAGCAACCTGGGCGGGCTGCTGGAGTACCTCGGTTACCGAGTCGATTACCTGCCCGCCGACAGTGACCTGCCGCTCTACGGTTTCAGTGGTTTGTACGCGGGTGTGGTCACCTGGATGACCAGCGGCCCGCCGCAGGATGCACCGGCGTTCAATCGCTTTATCAACGCCCGTCTCGACGAGCAGGTGCCAGTGGTGTTCTTCAGTGGTCTGCCGGTTGAAGACAAGTTGTTGCTCAAGCGCCTGGGCCTCAAGCGGGATGCGCCGCCCGCCACTCAAGTGTTGACCATCACCCACCAGGACAAGGCCCTGCTGGGCGCCTTCGAGGCACCGGTGGTGCCGCGCTCCCGTGACCTGGCAGCGGTCTCCGTATTGCCCAACGGCCCCACCCCGGCGTTGTCCTTGAGCGGTGCCAATGGCGCCGTTTTCAACCCGGTAGTGGTCGGTAAATGGGGAGGACTGGCGCTGGCGCCTTACCTGCTCGAAATCAACAACGAGCGTAGCCGCTGGATTCTCGATCCGTTCGCGTTCCTTCAGGCCAGCCTGCGTCTACCGGCGCAACCTCGGCCGGACACCACCACCGAGAATGGCCGGCGCATTGCGACCGTGCACATCGATGGCGACGGGTTTCCCTCCCGCGCCGAAGTGCGCGGCACGCCCTATGCGGGGCGTCATACGCTGGACGACTACATCAAGCCCAACCCGTTCCTGACGTCGGTGTCGATCATCGAAGGCGAGATCTCGCCGCGCGGCGCGTTCCCGTTCCTGGCCCGCGAGCTGGAGCCGATTGCCCGCGAGATCTTCGCCAACCCTAAAGTCGAAGTGGCCACGCACACCTACAGCCACCCGTTTTTCATGCAGCCGGAGAAAGCCAAGAAGCGCGAGAATTTCAACGCGGAATACGGCTTGAACATGAAAATCGTCGGCTACGACAAAATCGATTTTCGTCGGGAGATTTTTGGCTCGCGCGATTACATCAACCAGAACCTGACGACGCCACAGAAGCCGGTGAAGATGGTGTTCTGGCCAGGCGATGCGCTGCCATCTGCCAGCACCATCAAGCTGGCCTATGACGCCGGCTTGAAGAACGTCAACGGCGCCGAAACCATCATGACCAAGGCCAACCCGTCCCTGACCGGGTTGAACCCGTTGCTGCGGCCGACGCCTGGGGGTTTGCAGTACTACGCGCCGATCATCAATGAAAACCTCTACACCAACCTGTGGAAAGGCCCGTACTACGGCTTCCGTGAGTTGATCGAGACGTTCGAACTCACCGACAGCCCACGCCGCCTGCGTGGGCTGCACCTCTACTACCACTTCTATTCCAGCACCAAGCAAGCCTCGATCAAGGCCATGCACGAGATCTACGGCTACATGCGCGAGCAACAGCCGATGTCGTTGTGGATGAGCGACTACGTCGACCGTCTGCATGGTTTGTACCAGGCGAGCCTGGCCCGTACTGCGGACGGCGCCTGGCAGATTCGCGGGATGGACGCGCTGCGTACCGTGCGCCTGGATGCACAAATGGGCTGGCCGGACTTGCTCAAATCCCAAGGTGTCGCGGGTGTACGTGACTTGCCGCAAGGGCGCTATGTGGCCCTGAGCAGCGACAAGGCGTTGCTCGCATTGCGTACGGACAGAGACCCTCGCCCTGCGCTGGAGGAGGCCAACGTGCCGTTGCTCGATTGGCGTTACCTGGACGATCGTCGCGTGAGCTTTTCCTTCGCCGGTCAGTTCGACCTGACCTTCACCGTGCGCTCGGCAACCGCCTGCCGCGTGGAAGTCGATGGGCAACGATTCGCGGGCAAGGCTTCGGCCGGCCTTTGGACTTTTCAACTTCCTATGAAGCAGGTGAGTAATGGTCAACTCCTCTGCAACTAA